The Acidimicrobiales bacterium genomic interval CGCCACCGCCCGTCGCAAGCCCGGCGAGGGAGGCACGCGGGCGTTGCCGAGGGCACCGGTGGCATCCGAGCCGGCCCGGCGCTTGCGGTGCCGAGCCGGCTCGGCGCTGCCCGCTCGTGCTAGGCCGCGTGCACGTGGACGCGGACCCCGCGGAAGGTGTTCGTCCCGGCGCCCGCCACGACTGCCGGGTGCAGGTACCAGATGCCGTAGGCGTCGCCGACGATCGTGTTGTGGGCGATCCGGATCGCGAGCGGCGCGACGGTACCGACGAGCACGCCGGTCGTCGCGTGGTCGGTAGGCGTGAAGTCGGGGTCACCGAGGAGGTTGTTCACCCTGATCGTGTTGCCCTCGACGACGTTGCCGCTCAGGTACTGGCCGGGCGCGTGGAGGTGGACGGTCACCCCGGACAGGCCGCTGCCGATGATCGTGTTGCCCCGCACGACGTTGTCGTAGGAGGCGCCGCCGGGCAGCGCCGCGGCGAGCAGGATGCCGGCCCCCTGGCCCCTCGTGCCGTTGCCGATGAGCCGGTTGTCCTCGACGATGTTGTCGTAGACGCCACCGGCTGCGGGGTCGAGCTTCCCGCCGACGTACGCCTTGGCCGAGTGGCTCGGCAGCGTGATCCCGCAGTCGAGGACGTTGTCCTTGACGAGGTTGCCCTTGATGAGGTTGTGGTCGGCGGGGCCGAACTCGTCGGTCACGAGGATCCCGCCGGAGTTGTGCTCGACGGTGTTGCCCACGACGGTCGAGTCGGCGGCGACCATGAGGTGG includes:
- a CDS encoding right-handed parallel beta-helix repeat-containing protein produces the protein MQERWNAAPLPPTARRVLAGAALLLAASLGAGGAQAASASPRERIFVSPIGRATKPGRSCATARFSSIMAAIGAAPAGSTVVVCPGTYAGQVTVIKPITLEGEHARIDAAGADTGITVPTPGVTVEGFTVTGAIGEGILVVGRPGVPVTHVTVRDNVVVGNDRGNPTGAPISSSAYRECNATGKVPGDCGEGIHLMVAADSTVVGNTVEHNSGGILVTDEFGPADHNLIKGNLVKDNVLDCGITLPSHSAKAYVGGKLDPAAGGVYDNIVEDNRLIGNGTRGQGAGILLAAALPGGASYDNVVRGNTIIGSGLSGVTVHLHAPGQYLSGNVVEGNTIRVNNLLGDPDFTPTDHATTGVLVGTVAPLAIRIAHNTIVGDAYGIWYLHPAVVAGAGTNTFRGVRVHVHAA